The sequence below is a genomic window from Serratia nevei.
AGCGCGCTGGTGCGCACCGACATGTAGCGCTGGTCCGCCGCGCCGTCTTCCACGTCGTGATACGCCAGCACCGCGTAACGGTTGGCCGGCCAAGGGCGTTCCATCGGCCCCACGGGGCGCTCCGCCGGCGGCGTGAAGCGTGGCACGTCCGCCTGGCTGCAGGCGGTGGTCAGCAACGCGGCCAACACGAAAAGCGAGGATCGAATAAGCATGATTATTCCTTTAAAAACGATAATTCAGATCAAACGTCACGCCGATGTTCCGCTCGCGTTTGCCGTCGTACGGATGCTTCTCAAACTGCAGCATCGCGCCGGCGTCCAACACCCCGTTCCAGCTGATGCGCTGGCCGTAACCCAGCTGGGTGATCGGCTTGCGCGCATAGTCCCGCTGCCAATAGCTGCCGGCACCGACCTGGAACTGCTGGCTCCACTCGGTCTGATAATGGCGATACAGGGTGTGATCGAGCGTTAACGACGGCAGCAGCGTGAAGTCGCGCTTCGGGTTGTAATACGGCACGTTCTCCTGGCTGTTGCGGCTGCCGGACAGCGTCAGGTTCATGTCCAGCCGATAGCGGGCGCCGGCGAGCAGCCGTTGCCGCCCTTCCAGGCCGTATTCCAGCCGGTTGTTGCCGTCCGAGAAGTGCGAAGGCGCCACGCTGGCGCGCAGCTCGCGGCTTTCGTTCTGCTGCCAACGCAGCCACAGGTTGCCGCCGTTGGCGCTGATGCCGTTGGTCAACGCACGCAGCGGCGTCTCGGCCGACAGGCGCGCCACCGAACCGCCGAGGCGCCATTGATCATTCAGGTCATACCAGGATGAGAGGCGCAGGCCGAGCTCATTGCCGTGGCCGTAGTTGCGGTTGGCCACCTCGGCCTCCAGCCACAGATCGCGCGAGCGCCACTCGGCGCCGGCGCTGAGATCGCGGTTGATGCCCTTGCCCTCGTCGAACTGGCCGGTGTTGAATCCCCAGCCGGTGAACAGCCGCCAGTTGTCGTCGATCGGCGGTGAATAGAGCGCGGCGTGAATGCCAAAATCGTGGCTGCCGCTGACCGGCCCGTCGGAATCGATGCCCTGATTGCCGCTGATGCGCAGTTCAGACATGTGGTGAATGCGTCGCGAACGTTCAAGCTGCCGAGCGGCGACGCTTTCCGGCGCGCGCTGAATGACATCGTCGGCCAGCAAATCCAGCTGGCGCCACTCCTGCAACTCCTGCGCGACATAGCCCTGCTGGATCTCCAACGGCAGGCTGCGCGGCTCCAGCCCTTCCACCTGCTTGAGCTCATCCTCGGCGCGACGCGGCCAGCCACGCGCCAAATAAACGCTGGCCAAGGAGATGCGCAGACCCTGATTGCCCGGCGCCGTGCGCGCCAGATGGGTCAGCTGCCGTTCGGCCTCGGCCAGATCGCGTTGATAAACCCGCGACTGCGCCAGCAGCGATTGGCCGACCAGCCAGTCATCGTTGTAGGCCAGCGTCGGCAGCTGGTACAGGCGGGTCGCGTAGGGATAGCGCTGGCTGACGCGCTGCGCCAGCAACGCCGCCTGATCGATGCGTTCGTTCTCCGCCTGCGCGTAAAACAGATCGGTTTCGTCTTCGGCGGTCACCGCCTGCGGTGCGGCGGCGTTCAGGCGGCCGAAAATGGCCTGCGCCTTGTCCGGCTGCTGCAGATAGAGGTAGGCGGACGCCGCCCAGCGCTGGGCATAATCCGGCACCGTGCGCCCTTCCGCCTGCAGGGTTTGATACTCGCTCACCACGTCGGCCATTCGATAACGCGCCAGCAGCGCACCCAGGCGATCGATACGCGCCTGTTGGTAGCTGTCCTGTGCCTCCGGCAGCGGCCGCCACTGCGTCAGCAGTTGATCATAGCGCGCCAGCGCGCGGTCGGCGATGACGAAACGTTCCTGTTCGCCGCGAGCATCGATAAACGACAGCCGCACCAGTTCGGCGGCCTCATCCGCCTGCAGGCGGCGCTGCTGCGCGGGCGGCAATGCCAGCCCCTGGCTTTCACGCAGCGCCGGATCCGCAACCCGATTTGCCGCCAGCAGCGTCACGTAATAAGCCTGAATTCCGGTGTCGGACGGCGCCAGCGCACGGGCATGGGTGGCGTTTTCCAGCGCCGCCCAGCTGCGGCCGGCGGCCTGGTCCACATAGGCGCGCGTCAGATACCACGTCGCCGGCTCCAGCAGCTTCTCCGCTCTTGCCGCTTCCGTTTGCGCCTGCACATCCTGCCCGGCATCCGCCAGCGTCATCACATAGCCGCGCTGCAAACCGCCGTCGGCGGGAGCGAGCTGCAACGCCGCACGCCACAGGCGCAGCGACGGTTGCCACTGCTTCAGGTTGCGATAGGCGCGGGCCGCCGTCGCCAGACTGGCGCTATCCCGCTGCAGCGCAGCGCCGTCGGCACGCCAAAGCGCGACCACCTCTTCATCGTGGCCGGCCCAGCCGGCCACCTGGATATAATCGGCTCGCTGCTGCAGGCTCAACCCCTCCTGAGCGCGCCGCTGCGATAAATACGCCAGCACCGGCGCGGTATCACCCGACCTGGCCTGACGGATCAGCGCGTCATAGCGTTCATCCGCCAGCGCGGCGGCCGGCAGGGATAAACCGATAAACAGCAATGACGCCGCATATTTGGTGGCGTGGCGTTCGGTAAAGCGTAATGAACGCGAGTTAACTTTAGGCACGAGGTATTCCTTTAATCCGTGAGCTGCTGTCCTGGCAAAGTGGAAATGCGAGCAGGCACCCGAAAAATCGGCTAAGGCCGTCGGGTAATAAGCATGGAGTAATGAATATTTCTGTCTGGCGCACGCTTAAACAGAATCGAATGCGCCTTTGCCTAAAAAGAGTATTTTATAAATCTGCAGATGAATACCGCAGCCAGGTGATATCTGAATGAAAATGGAATTTCACAATTGTTAAAAAGTGAAATAATAAAAATTAAAACCATAAAAATCATAAATATACATTTTTATCATGATCAATATTCTTATCTTCATCCCTTCGTGTGAAATTGTATAAAAACCGACGTGATATTTGATTTCAATTCTCATTATCAATCATTAATGGGGATATTAATCCAAGCGACTAATTAAATAATCTTTATTCACGGAAAAAATAATAAGAATATTGCTAACAAGAAAATTAAATTTGCCTGCTAATAATTATTGCTTTCAATTTAAATTCCCCCACGGCTACGTTCATGCTGGCTATCTCCCGGGCATGCCGTCACAATAGCGCCTCATTCAGGTTTCAATCAGGGATTGCCATGTACAGCCACTACCCCGCCCATTACACCTTCGATAGCGACAGCGACGCCTGGCAGATCGGTTTCCACGACTTCCCCGAGTGGCAATCGGCCTGCTATAAACGCGAAGACGTCGAGCTGGAAGCACAGGAAAGCCTGCTGGCCGCCATCGCCGCCGCGATGGACGAAGGGCTGCCCCTGCCTGCTCCTTCCCCGCTGCAAACCGATGGCTTGAGGGTACACCTGTCGGTGCTGGTGGCGCTGAAGATCGAACTGCACAACGCCATGCTGCGCAAAAACACCGGCAAAGCGGAGCTGGCACGCAAGCTGGGATTCAACAGCGGGCAAATGGAGCGGTTGCTGGATCTCGGCTACGCCTCGAAGGTTGAGGCGTTGGAGCAGGCGCTGTATCTGCTGGGCTACGAAGTGCGCGTGACAATAAGCGAAGTTTGCCAATAAGTTAGCGGCAGGTAAGCGAAATATTATCCGATGGGGCTAAATTTTCCCCATTGTGCGCCGATATGATCGTTACCTAATCACTTGTCGCAACAACGAAGGCTAAAAATGGAGTGGAGTCGCCGTCATATTTGGGCCGTTATTCTGCTGTCTTGTCTCGTTTTTTGGGCCATTTTGGTGACCGGCATCAACGCCGTCGCTTGAACGCCTGCCACCGCATTGCAATACCCCGATTTTAAAACTCGCAGCGGCAGGCTACTTCCTGTCGCTTGCCCATAAAAAGCGTTATAAAACAGTCCACGCTGTGCAAAAAACAGCCGAAAATTGTGATCAAAAACACAGTATTGAAATCAGACCAGTATTGAGAGTACATTAGCGCCGATCCTGTCGCGGTTCGGATTTTACCTCACGGAGCATGAGGCGCGACAACCGGACAACCCGTACGTGGGGCCGTTATTCTTTCGCTTGGAAGAACCCACCCGACAGGCAGGTTGCCCATAAAATACTCAGCACAACAATCGGGATCATTGCTGGCGAGGACTCCAGACAGGAGTTGTTCAGTGAAATATTTTTTGATGGGCGTGTCATTCATGCTGGTTGCCTGGGTTGGCACCTTCATGTTGATGGTTGCCTGACAGCAGCCAGACCAGGAACACAGCCAAAGGGACGCGCAAGCGTCCCTTTGTCGTTTC
It includes:
- the ypdK gene encoding membrane protein YpdK codes for the protein MKYFLMGVSFMLVAWVGTFMLMVA
- the pgaA gene encoding poly-beta-1,6 N-acetyl-D-glucosamine export porin PgaA gives rise to the protein MPKVNSRSLRFTERHATKYAASLLFIGLSLPAAALADERYDALIRQARSGDTAPVLAYLSQRRAQEGLSLQQRADYIQVAGWAGHDEEVVALWRADGAALQRDSASLATAARAYRNLKQWQPSLRLWRAALQLAPADGGLQRGYVMTLADAGQDVQAQTEAARAEKLLEPATWYLTRAYVDQAAGRSWAALENATHARALAPSDTGIQAYYVTLLAANRVADPALRESQGLALPPAQQRRLQADEAAELVRLSFIDARGEQERFVIADRALARYDQLLTQWRPLPEAQDSYQQARIDRLGALLARYRMADVVSEYQTLQAEGRTVPDYAQRWAASAYLYLQQPDKAQAIFGRLNAAAPQAVTAEDETDLFYAQAENERIDQAALLAQRVSQRYPYATRLYQLPTLAYNDDWLVGQSLLAQSRVYQRDLAEAERQLTHLARTAPGNQGLRISLASVYLARGWPRRAEDELKQVEGLEPRSLPLEIQQGYVAQELQEWRQLDLLADDVIQRAPESVAARQLERSRRIHHMSELRISGNQGIDSDGPVSGSHDFGIHAALYSPPIDDNWRLFTGWGFNTGQFDEGKGINRDLSAGAEWRSRDLWLEAEVANRNYGHGNELGLRLSSWYDLNDQWRLGGSVARLSAETPLRALTNGISANGGNLWLRWQQNESRELRASVAPSHFSDGNNRLEYGLEGRQRLLAGARYRLDMNLTLSGSRNSQENVPYYNPKRDFTLLPSLTLDHTLYRHYQTEWSQQFQVGAGSYWQRDYARKPITQLGYGQRISWNGVLDAGAMLQFEKHPYDGKRERNIGVTFDLNYRF